In Esox lucius isolate fEsoLuc1 chromosome 6, fEsoLuc1.pri, whole genome shotgun sequence, the following proteins share a genomic window:
- the dnajb12a gene encoding dnaJ homolog subfamily B member 12a isoform X2, with translation MESNKDEAERCIKISINALNSNQLDKATRFLEKAQRLFPTDQAKSLLQSIKQNGRPPAKDEPPTNEDDSGVRHRSHGEDRASGNGATDSAKPYTSEQMDAVKKIKSCKDYYEILGVEKDAGEEDLKKSYRKLALKFHPDKNLAPGATEAFKAIGNAYAVLSNAEKRRQYDERGEERGHHTRQHRHDFEADISPEDLFNMFFGGGFPSRNVHVYRNGRMHFGPQRRAGPERREQRDGGFALFVQLMPILILVFVSAVSQMMVSPPPYSLSQRPGLGHIHRRHTQPLKVPYYVGASFLEEYSGNDLRRVEKSVEEDYISNLRNNCWKEKQQKGLLYRARYFGDSDLYQRAQRMGTPSCSRLSEIQVMQHG, from the exons ATGGAATCAAACAAGGACGAAGCTGAACGCTGCATTAAGATTTCCATCAATGCACTCAACAGTAACCAACTGGACAAAGCCACAAGGTTTCTAGAAAAGGCACAGCGTTTGTTTCCAACCGATCAAGCCAAAA GTTTACTACAGTCGATCAAACAGAATGGAAGACCACCAGCTAAGGATGAGCCACCTACAAACGAGGATGATTCCGGAGTGAGACACCGTAGTCATGGAGAAGATCGAGCATCGGGAAATGGTGCCACAGACTCGGCCAAACCATACACATCCGAACAGATGGATGCtgtaaaaaa aatAAAGAGTTGTAAAGACTACTATGAGATTCTAGGAGTGGAAAAGGATGCTGGGGAGGAGGACCTAAAGAAGTCCTACAGGAAACTGGCACTGAAATTCCACCCTGATAAAAATCTAGCTCCAGGAGCCACGGAAGCATTTAAAG CTATTGGTAATGCGTATGCTGTGTTGAGTAATGCAGAGAAGAGGAGACAGTATGATGAAcgtggtgaggagagaggacaccATACCAGGCAACACCGCCATGACTTTGAAGCCGACATCTCGCCCGAAGACCTCTTTAACATGTTTTTTGGAGGAGGCTTCCCATCAC GTAATGTACATGTTTACAGAAATGGCCGAATGCACTTTGGCCCGCAGCGTAGAGCAGGACCGGAGAGGAGAGAACAGCGTGAT GGTGGCTTTGCCCTGTTTGTCCAGCTGATGCCCATCCTCATACTCGTCTTTGTGTCTGCCGTCAGCCAGATGATGGTGTCCCCGCCCCCCTACAGCCTTAGCCAACGCCC GGGGCTAGGTCACATCCACCGGAGGCACACACAACCACTGAAGGTGCCTTATTATGTGGGAGCTAGCTTCCTTGAGGAATACTCTGGAAACGATCTAAGGAGGGTGGAAAAGAGCGTGGAGGAAGACTACATATCCAATCTTAGGAACAACTGCTGGAAGGAAAAGCAACAGA AAGGCTTGCTGTACCGTGCTCGTTATTTTGGAGACTCTGACTTGTACCAAAGAGCTCAGCGGATGGGCACGCCGAGTTGCTCAAGACTATCTGAGATTCAGGTCATGCAACATGGATAG
- the dnajb12a gene encoding dnaJ homolog subfamily B member 12a isoform X1, with amino-acid sequence MESNKDEAERCIKISINALNSNQLDKATRFLEKAQRLFPTDQAKSLLQSIKQNGRPPAKDEPPTNEDDSGVRHRSHGEDRASGNGATDSAKPYTSEQMDAVKKIKSCKDYYEILGVEKDAGEEDLKKSYRKLALKFHPDKNLAPGATEAFKAIGNAYAVLSNAEKRRQYDERGEERGHHTRQHRHDFEADISPEDLFNMFFGGGFPSRNVHVYRNGRMHFGPQRRAGPERREQRDGGFALFVQLMPILILVFVSAVSQMMVSPPPYSLSQRPGLGHIHRRHTQPLKVPYYVGASFLEEYSGNDLRRVEKSVEEDYISNLRNNCWKEKQQKEGLLYRARYFGDSDLYQRAQRMGTPSCSRLSEIQVMQHG; translated from the exons ATGGAATCAAACAAGGACGAAGCTGAACGCTGCATTAAGATTTCCATCAATGCACTCAACAGTAACCAACTGGACAAAGCCACAAGGTTTCTAGAAAAGGCACAGCGTTTGTTTCCAACCGATCAAGCCAAAA GTTTACTACAGTCGATCAAACAGAATGGAAGACCACCAGCTAAGGATGAGCCACCTACAAACGAGGATGATTCCGGAGTGAGACACCGTAGTCATGGAGAAGATCGAGCATCGGGAAATGGTGCCACAGACTCGGCCAAACCATACACATCCGAACAGATGGATGCtgtaaaaaa aatAAAGAGTTGTAAAGACTACTATGAGATTCTAGGAGTGGAAAAGGATGCTGGGGAGGAGGACCTAAAGAAGTCCTACAGGAAACTGGCACTGAAATTCCACCCTGATAAAAATCTAGCTCCAGGAGCCACGGAAGCATTTAAAG CTATTGGTAATGCGTATGCTGTGTTGAGTAATGCAGAGAAGAGGAGACAGTATGATGAAcgtggtgaggagagaggacaccATACCAGGCAACACCGCCATGACTTTGAAGCCGACATCTCGCCCGAAGACCTCTTTAACATGTTTTTTGGAGGAGGCTTCCCATCAC GTAATGTACATGTTTACAGAAATGGCCGAATGCACTTTGGCCCGCAGCGTAGAGCAGGACCGGAGAGGAGAGAACAGCGTGAT GGTGGCTTTGCCCTGTTTGTCCAGCTGATGCCCATCCTCATACTCGTCTTTGTGTCTGCCGTCAGCCAGATGATGGTGTCCCCGCCCCCCTACAGCCTTAGCCAACGCCC GGGGCTAGGTCACATCCACCGGAGGCACACACAACCACTGAAGGTGCCTTATTATGTGGGAGCTAGCTTCCTTGAGGAATACTCTGGAAACGATCTAAGGAGGGTGGAAAAGAGCGTGGAGGAAGACTACATATCCAATCTTAGGAACAACTGCTGGAAGGAAAAGCAACAGA aaGAAGGCTTGCTGTACCGTGCTCGTTATTTTGGAGACTCTGACTTGTACCAAAGAGCTCAGCGGATGGGCACGCCGAGTTGCTCAAGACTATCTGAGATTCAGGTCATGCAACATGGATAG
- the dnajb12a gene encoding dnaJ homolog subfamily B member 12a isoform X3, translating to MRSSPSCLINQATRIKSCKDYYEILGVEKDAGEEDLKKSYRKLALKFHPDKNLAPGATEAFKAIGNAYAVLSNAEKRRQYDERGEERGHHTRQHRHDFEADISPEDLFNMFFGGGFPSRNVHVYRNGRMHFGPQRRAGPERREQRDGGFALFVQLMPILILVFVSAVSQMMVSPPPYSLSQRPGLGHIHRRHTQPLKVPYYVGASFLEEYSGNDLRRVEKSVEEDYISNLRNNCWKEKQQKEGLLYRARYFGDSDLYQRAQRMGTPSCSRLSEIQVMQHG from the exons ATGAGGAGCAGTCCATCATGTCTGATCAATCAAGCCACCAG aatAAAGAGTTGTAAAGACTACTATGAGATTCTAGGAGTGGAAAAGGATGCTGGGGAGGAGGACCTAAAGAAGTCCTACAGGAAACTGGCACTGAAATTCCACCCTGATAAAAATCTAGCTCCAGGAGCCACGGAAGCATTTAAAG CTATTGGTAATGCGTATGCTGTGTTGAGTAATGCAGAGAAGAGGAGACAGTATGATGAAcgtggtgaggagagaggacaccATACCAGGCAACACCGCCATGACTTTGAAGCCGACATCTCGCCCGAAGACCTCTTTAACATGTTTTTTGGAGGAGGCTTCCCATCAC GTAATGTACATGTTTACAGAAATGGCCGAATGCACTTTGGCCCGCAGCGTAGAGCAGGACCGGAGAGGAGAGAACAGCGTGAT GGTGGCTTTGCCCTGTTTGTCCAGCTGATGCCCATCCTCATACTCGTCTTTGTGTCTGCCGTCAGCCAGATGATGGTGTCCCCGCCCCCCTACAGCCTTAGCCAACGCCC GGGGCTAGGTCACATCCACCGGAGGCACACACAACCACTGAAGGTGCCTTATTATGTGGGAGCTAGCTTCCTTGAGGAATACTCTGGAAACGATCTAAGGAGGGTGGAAAAGAGCGTGGAGGAAGACTACATATCCAATCTTAGGAACAACTGCTGGAAGGAAAAGCAACAGA aaGAAGGCTTGCTGTACCGTGCTCGTTATTTTGGAGACTCTGACTTGTACCAAAGAGCTCAGCGGATGGGCACGCCGAGTTGCTCAAGACTATCTGAGATTCAGGTCATGCAACATGGATAG